The Sphingomonas alpina genome has a segment encoding these proteins:
- a CDS encoding LytR/AlgR family response regulator transcription factor, producing MWRILLLTVFLTGLATPVLAQDLPWQACRGAIGPAGPVLSDCRPIRDFIDPQGRELWIRSTLGAPADTRPRVLYVGGVASSEAWFNGQRLGANGQPGATARAESPGRYQAIFPIRESAWRPGGNMVVLHLSSFHGGLHFARPMSAIGIGPYPYAQQIVPLAVTFVAAGTLLAAAFGFGAIHAMRRTGSSLILTAMAGVAALQAIVESLRTLFDYSYPLHAWRMSAIWALAAAFAILLVSYASTRFLPKARRLMTGLAIGMVGATVLLPGFDLKTVWALILGAGLAALPAAAGVRMRVPGAQPTLAWLVLFLTLALGFPEWLADLSYFLLAAGLVLPLLMVEVVRLGRDDRGREAALTRAASRPDRLTVASARGVELVPIAEILAVVGADDYVELRLVGGRSLLHAARLDGLAAQLPASFLRVHRSVIANLSQVQRLERDGDRWRLHMREGAPLPVSRSRQPALREAMDVPPPAMTAVAP from the coding sequence ATGTGGCGAATCCTGCTCCTCACCGTTTTCCTGACGGGTCTCGCGACCCCGGTCCTGGCCCAGGATCTGCCGTGGCAAGCCTGCCGTGGCGCGATCGGTCCGGCCGGCCCAGTACTGAGCGACTGTCGCCCGATCCGGGATTTCATCGATCCGCAAGGGCGTGAGCTCTGGATTCGGTCCACCCTCGGCGCGCCCGCCGATACCCGGCCGCGCGTCCTTTATGTGGGGGGCGTCGCCTCATCGGAGGCCTGGTTCAACGGCCAGCGGCTGGGTGCCAACGGCCAACCCGGCGCCACCGCACGTGCCGAGAGCCCCGGTCGCTACCAGGCGATCTTTCCGATCCGCGAGAGCGCATGGCGGCCCGGCGGGAACATGGTGGTGTTGCACCTGTCATCCTTCCATGGCGGCTTGCATTTCGCCCGCCCCATGAGCGCCATTGGCATCGGCCCCTATCCCTATGCACAGCAGATCGTGCCGCTGGCCGTCACTTTCGTGGCGGCCGGCACCCTGCTGGCCGCGGCGTTCGGCTTCGGCGCCATCCACGCCATGCGTCGTACGGGATCAAGTCTGATCCTGACCGCGATGGCCGGGGTCGCGGCCCTGCAGGCCATCGTCGAGAGCCTGCGAACGCTGTTCGACTATTCCTATCCCCTGCACGCCTGGCGGATGAGTGCCATCTGGGCGCTCGCGGCCGCCTTCGCGATCCTGCTGGTGAGCTATGCGTCCACCCGCTTCCTGCCCAAGGCGCGGCGCCTGATGACCGGCCTGGCCATTGGCATGGTAGGGGCCACGGTCCTGCTGCCGGGCTTCGACCTGAAGACGGTCTGGGCGTTGATCCTTGGGGCGGGGCTCGCCGCCCTGCCGGCCGCGGCGGGCGTACGCATGCGCGTGCCTGGCGCCCAACCGACCCTGGCCTGGCTGGTGCTATTCCTTACGTTGGCGCTTGGGTTCCCCGAATGGCTGGCCGATCTTTCCTACTTCCTGCTCGCCGCTGGCCTGGTGTTGCCGCTGCTGATGGTCGAGGTCGTGCGGTTGGGCCGCGACGACCGTGGCCGCGAGGCCGCCCTGACTCGCGCCGCCAGCCGTCCCGACCGTCTGACCGTGGCCTCGGCGCGGGGCGTCGAACTGGTGCCGATCGCGGAGATCCTGGCCGTGGTGGGGGCCGATGACTATGTCGAGTTGCGGCTGGTTGGCGGCCGCAGCCTGTTGCACGCCGCGCGCCTGGACGGCCTGGCGGCCCAGTTGCCGGCAAGCTTTCTGCGCGTGCACCGCTCGGTGATCGCCAACCTTTCCCAGGTGCAGCGCCTTGAGCGCGACGGCGACCGCTGGCGGCTGCATATGCGCGAGGGCGCGCCCCTGCCGGTCAGCCGCTCCCGCCAGCCTGCGCTGCGCGAAGCCATGGATGTTCCGCCGCCGGCGATGACGGCGGTTGCGCCATAG